The Chromatiaceae bacterium genome has a window encoding:
- a CDS encoding SOS response-associated peptidase: MCGRFALTRSPEELTRVFGLAECPDLAPRANIAPASDIAVVRRSPVGDPVLHLLRWGLVPHWRQDPTDGPRPINARSETVLTKPAFREAFRQRRCLIPADGFYEWQAQRGTKQPFFFSDPGGEVLALGGLWEWWRVPDGGLLRTCCILTTAANARVAPVHERMPLILAPRSWATWLGGPVAAAQALLVPAPAAALRCWPVSHRVNRVAEAGADLMAPVVAG; the protein is encoded by the coding sequence ATGTGTGGCCGCTTCGCCCTGACCCGTAGCCCCGAGGAACTGACCCGCGTCTTTGGTCTGGCGGAATGTCCGGACCTGGCGCCGCGCGCCAATATCGCCCCGGCCAGCGACATCGCCGTGGTGCGGCGGTCGCCCGTGGGAGACCCGGTGCTGCATTTGCTGCGCTGGGGGCTGGTCCCCCATTGGCGCCAGGACCCGACCGACGGCCCGCGGCCCATCAATGCCCGGAGCGAGACGGTGCTGACCAAGCCCGCCTTTCGGGAGGCCTTCCGGCAACGCCGGTGTCTGATCCCCGCCGATGGCTTTTATGAATGGCAAGCCCAGCGGGGGACGAAGCAGCCCTTTTTCTTCAGCGACCCGGGGGGTGAGGTCCTGGCGTTGGGCGGGCTTTGGGAGTGGTGGCGGGTCCCGGATGGCGGTCTGTTACGGACCTGCTGCATTCTGACCACGGCCGCCAATGCCCGGGTGGCGCCGGTGCATGAGCGGATGCCGCTGATCCTGGCGCCGCGCTCCTGGGCGACCTGGCTGGGGGGCCCGGTGGCGGCGGCCCAGGCCTTGCTGGTGCCGGCACCGGCGGCGGCGCTGCGCTGCTGGCCGGTCAGTCACCGCGTGAATCGGGTGGCGGAGGCAGGGGCGGACTTGATGGCGCCGGTGGTGGCGGGGTGA
- a CDS encoding cation transporter, which produces MSQTHDHHHGHHSHTGTGTPLILATLLTLGFAAVEAGVGLWAGSLALVADAGHMVNDAAALALAAAAAWLARRPASPRHSYGFGRAEFLAALINSLALLALVAWLILSAVARLGEPRPVLGEAVFLTAAVGLVINLGVAWLLNRGEKNLNTRAALLHVLGDLLGSVAALVAGLVIAFTGWTPIDPLLSLAIGALILFSSLRLLREALHGLMEGAPLNLDPRAVGQALAAVPGVASVHDLHLWNVRADETLLTAHLVVRDLAAWEQVMEASHALLNGQFGIHHATLQPEPLTRTVRWGPRPGSGHPHEESHESETKHPCGEIRNFGTKAPCPRGTTTEVVS; this is translated from the coding sequence ATGAGCCAAACTCACGACCACCACCACGGCCACCATTCGCATACTGGGACCGGGACCCCCTTGATTCTGGCCACCTTGCTGACACTGGGTTTTGCCGCCGTGGAGGCCGGTGTCGGCCTCTGGGCCGGCTCCCTGGCCCTGGTGGCGGATGCTGGCCACATGGTCAACGATGCCGCCGCCCTGGCCCTGGCGGCGGCAGCGGCCTGGCTGGCGCGGCGACCCGCCTCGCCGCGCCACAGTTATGGTTTTGGCCGTGCCGAATTCCTCGCCGCCCTGATCAATAGCCTGGCCCTGCTGGCCCTGGTGGCCTGGTTGATCTTGTCCGCCGTGGCCAGGCTGGGTGAGCCGCGGCCGGTGCTGGGCGAGGCGGTCTTCCTCACTGCCGCGGTCGGGCTGGTCATCAATCTGGGGGTGGCCTGGCTGCTGAATCGGGGAGAGAAGAACCTCAATACCCGTGCCGCCCTCCTGCATGTGCTGGGTGATTTGCTAGGCTCGGTGGCGGCCCTGGTCGCCGGCCTGGTCATCGCCTTCACCGGCTGGACCCCCATCGACCCCTTGCTGTCGCTGGCCATCGGCGCCCTGATTCTGTTCTCCAGTCTGCGCCTGCTGCGCGAGGCCCTGCATGGCTTGATGGAGGGGGCGCCACTCAACCTGGATCCGCGGGCGGTGGGGCAGGCCTTGGCGGCGGTTCCCGGCGTTGCCTCGGTGCATGACCTGCATCTCTGGAACGTCCGTGCAGATGAGACCCTGCTCACGGCCCATCTGGTGGTGCGGGACTTGGCGGCTTGGGAGCAGGTCATGGAGGCCAGTCACGCCCTGCTCAACGGCCAGTTTGGCATTCATCACGCCACCTTACAGCCGGAGCCGCTGACGCGCACGGTGCGCTGGGGACCACGACCAGGGTCGGGACACCCGCATGAGGAGAGTCATGAGAGCGAAACCAAGCACCCATGCGGAGAAATTCGCAATTTCGGTACAAAGGCGCCATGCCCTAGGGGCACAACCACAGAGGTAGTGTCATGA
- a CDS encoding thioredoxin family protein, which translates to MPYRSFILKLVTIVTLIGGGMALNNYLGPDQPPETVAMPPPAAPAAVTTPRPTLMEFGMDSCASCRAMKGQLDQLRARYPETLRVVTVNLLEQRALAEQWRIRAMPTQILLDAEGQEVDRHLGFITADALLARFAVAGVSLDAAQGSNP; encoded by the coding sequence ATGCCGTACCGGTCCTTCATCCTCAAGCTCGTCACTATCGTCACCCTGATCGGGGGAGGTATGGCCTTGAATAACTACTTGGGCCCTGACCAGCCACCAGAAACCGTTGCCATGCCGCCACCCGCCGCGCCAGCCGCTGTCACGACACCGCGACCGACCCTGATGGAATTTGGCATGGATAGCTGCGCCAGTTGCCGGGCGATGAAGGGCCAACTCGACCAGCTCCGCGCACGCTACCCCGAGACGCTGCGGGTGGTCACGGTCAACCTCCTGGAGCAGCGGGCGCTGGCCGAACAGTGGCGCATTCGTGCCATGCCGACCCAAATCCTGCTGGATGCCGAGGGCCAGGAGGTTGACCGTCACCTGGGTTTCATTACCGCCGATGCCCTGCTGGCCCGCTTTGCCGTCGCCGGGGTTTCATTGGATGCTGCCCAGGGGTCGAACCCGTGA
- a CDS encoding sulfite exporter TauE/SafE family protein, with amino-acid sequence MYTFPIAGLTLPLWLPILAVCGITLLTSMVGISGAFLLVPFQLSVLGFASPAASATNLVFNLVAIPGGLYRYGREGRLCWPLALVIAAGGAPGTLVGAWLRTNLLAEQSSFEPFAAVILGYLAWRMLADWRARDPMPEAKGARIKRLSGNVRRLGFAYGDGDYSCGVPSLLGFSFLVGIIGTAYGIGGGSFMVPICLAVYRLPIHAIAGATLAATLMTSAIALAAYVWLPVPPGIVAGPDWLLGLAFGSGGLVGAYLGARLQRHVPQRWLKGCLGLLLLGLALGYALPATKLP; translated from the coding sequence ATGTACACCTTTCCCATTGCCGGCCTGACCCTGCCCCTCTGGCTGCCCATACTGGCGGTGTGCGGCATTACGCTGCTGACCAGCATGGTTGGCATCTCCGGGGCCTTTTTGCTGGTGCCCTTTCAGCTTTCGGTCTTGGGCTTTGCCAGCCCGGCCGCGAGCGCCACCAATCTGGTCTTCAATCTGGTCGCCATCCCCGGCGGCCTTTACCGGTATGGGCGCGAGGGCCGGCTCTGCTGGCCGCTGGCCCTGGTCATCGCCGCGGGCGGCGCCCCGGGGACCCTGGTGGGTGCCTGGTTGCGCACCAATTTGCTGGCGGAACAGTCCAGCTTCGAGCCCTTTGCGGCGGTTATCCTCGGGTACCTGGCCTGGCGGATGCTGGCCGATTGGCGGGCGCGGGACCCGATGCCAGAGGCAAAGGGCGCAAGGATAAAACGCCTGTCCGGGAATGTCCGGCGCCTGGGCTTTGCCTATGGCGACGGGGACTATAGCTGTGGCGTCCCCTCCCTGCTGGGCTTCTCCTTTCTGGTCGGCATTATCGGGACCGCCTACGGCATCGGCGGCGGCTCCTTTATGGTCCCGATCTGCCTGGCTGTTTATCGCCTGCCGATCCATGCCATTGCCGGCGCGACCCTGGCCGCGACCTTGATGACCTCGGCTATTGCCCTGGCGGCCTACGTCTGGTTACCTGTCCCACCGGGTATCGTCGCTGGTCCCGACTGGCTGCTGGGCCTGGCCTTCGGGAGCGGGGGGCTGGTCGGGGCCTATCTGGGGGCGCGCCTGCAGCGCCACGTCCCCCAACGCTGGCTCAAGGGTTGTTTAGGGCTCCTGCTGCTGGGGCTGGCGCTGGGCTACGCGCTCCCGGCGACCAAGCTGCCCTAG
- a CDS encoding arsenate reductase ArsC, with the protein MNPNVLFVCTGNSCRSQMAEGWLRALSEGSVAANSAGISPQGQNPRAIAVMAEAGVDISRQSSKELTPDHLTWADLVITVCGDAEENCPLLPPGTRKEHWPLTDPAKATGGEDEILAVFRASRDDIRRRVADLLTRIGPYPPTGATS; encoded by the coding sequence ATGAATCCTAACGTCCTGTTTGTCTGCACCGGCAATTCCTGCCGTTCCCAGATGGCCGAGGGCTGGCTGCGGGCCTTGAGCGAAGGCAGCGTCGCGGCCAACTCCGCCGGCATCAGCCCCCAGGGCCAGAACCCGCGGGCCATCGCGGTCATGGCCGAGGCTGGGGTGGATATCTCCCGCCAATCCTCGAAGGAATTGACCCCGGATCACCTGACGTGGGCCGACCTGGTGATTACCGTTTGTGGCGATGCCGAGGAGAACTGCCCCTTGCTGCCACCAGGCACCCGCAAGGAACATTGGCCTCTCACGGATCCCGCCAAGGCCACTGGCGGCGAGGACGAGATCCTGGCCGTGTTTCGTGCCAGCCGGGATGACATCCGCCGCCGCGTCGCGGACCTGCTGACGCGGATCGGCCCCTACCCACCCACAGGAGCAACATCTTGA
- a CDS encoding permease: MTETSASRSLLPWIWSLPLGAAVWVALYVHLADLADLAVALLGLSRDTRFGEAIHFFLYDTPKVLLLLVGIVFLMGVIQTFFAPERTRALLAGRRLGVGNLLAASLGIVTPFCSCSAVPLFIGFLSAGVPLGVTFSFLISAPMVNEVALALLLGLFGWRVAALYLGLGLLVAIAAGLVIGKLGMERYLEDWVRAIHMGQSKAPNGSDYVWRERFEAGLRHVREIVGKVWPYVLVGIGLGALIHGYVPADFMASFMGRDSWWAVPVAVVMGVPLYTNAAGIVPVVEALIGKGAALGTTLAFMMSVIALSAPEIMILRKVLRWPLIATFVGVVATGIMLVGYVFNLVL; this comes from the coding sequence ATGACCGAGACAAGCGCATCCCGCTCCCTGTTGCCCTGGATCTGGAGTCTGCCCTTGGGCGCCGCGGTCTGGGTGGCGCTCTATGTCCATCTCGCCGATCTCGCGGATCTGGCGGTGGCGCTGCTCGGCCTGTCGCGGGATACGCGCTTCGGCGAGGCCATCCATTTCTTCCTCTACGACACCCCCAAGGTGTTACTGCTTCTGGTTGGCATCGTTTTCCTCATGGGGGTCATCCAGACCTTTTTCGCCCCGGAGCGCACCCGTGCCCTCTTGGCCGGGAGGCGGCTGGGGGTCGGCAACCTGCTCGCCGCCTCGCTCGGGATCGTTACCCCCTTCTGTTCCTGTTCGGCGGTGCCGCTTTTCATCGGCTTTCTCTCGGCGGGGGTGCCCCTCGGCGTGACCTTCTCCTTCCTGATTTCCGCGCCCATGGTCAACGAGGTGGCACTGGCCCTGCTGCTCGGGCTCTTCGGCTGGCGGGTGGCGGCGCTCTATTTGGGGCTGGGGCTGCTGGTAGCGATTGCCGCCGGGCTGGTCATCGGCAAGTTAGGCATGGAGCGCTATCTGGAGGACTGGGTCCGTGCCATTCACATGGGCCAGTCGAAGGCCCCGAACGGCTCGGACTATGTCTGGCGCGAGCGTTTCGAGGCGGGCCTGCGCCATGTGCGAGAGATCGTTGGGAAGGTCTGGCCCTATGTCCTGGTCGGCATCGGCCTGGGCGCGCTGATCCACGGCTATGTCCCGGCGGATTTCATGGCGAGCTTCATGGGTCGTGATTCCTGGTGGGCGGTGCCCGTGGCGGTGGTCATGGGGGTGCCCTTGTACACCAACGCCGCGGGCATAGTCCCGGTGGTCGAGGCTCTGATCGGCAAGGGGGCGGCGCTGGGCACCACGCTCGCCTTCATGATGAGCGTGATCGCTCTCTCCGCGCCCGAGATCATGATCTTGCGCAAGGTGTTACGCTGGCCGCTGATAGCGACCTTCGTCGGGGTGGTGGCCACCGGCATCATGTTGGTGGGTTATGTGTTCAATCTGGTCCTCTGA
- the arsA gene encoding arsenical pump-driving ATPase, giving the protein MAIPNTRTRHLFFTGKGGVGKTSLSCATGLALAEAGRRVLIVSTDPASNLDEVLGVALAQTPTAIPGAPGLFALNIDPEAAAHDYRERMVAPYRGLLPAAAIVSMEEQFSGACTLEIAAFDEFSKLLGDPTATVQFDHVIFDTAPTGHTLRLLTLPSAWSEFIDSTTGGASCLGPLAGLEQQQALYAATVEQLADPARTTLILVSRPDTAALREAERTRAELADLGVSHPHLAINGILDVTETDDAIAEAMMRRGTEALAALPAGLSALPTTVTPLLPLGTLGLDALRQMANPALVQPPGDLPDSDCALPEPLSCLVEALAKAGRGVILTMGKGGVGKTTLAAAIAVALARRGHPVRLSTTDPAAHVAEAVGESISGLSVSRIDPAAEVTAYRAEVLAKAAAHLDPNGRAMLEEDLRSPCTEEIAVFRAFARAVDGGQDGFVVLDTAPTGHTLLLLDAAEAYHREVTRTQGDLPEAVRQLLPRLRDPDFTRVLVVTLPEATPVHEAERLQRDLRRAGIEPFAWVINQSLLASGTRHPLLRQRGLAEAPLIRQVAATLSQRCALVPWLAEPPVGGHGLEHLIQAAVS; this is encoded by the coding sequence ATGGCCATCCCGAACACCCGCACCCGGCACCTTTTCTTTACCGGTAAGGGCGGCGTCGGCAAGACCTCGCTTTCCTGCGCTACCGGTCTGGCGCTCGCGGAGGCCGGGCGGCGCGTACTGATCGTCAGCACCGACCCGGCTTCCAATCTGGACGAGGTGCTGGGGGTCGCGCTCGCTCAGACCCCTACCGCTATCCCCGGCGCGCCAGGACTCTTTGCTCTCAATATCGACCCCGAAGCGGCGGCGCACGATTATCGTGAGCGGATGGTCGCGCCCTATCGCGGCCTCCTGCCCGCCGCGGCCATCGTCAGCATGGAAGAACAGTTCTCGGGCGCCTGCACCCTGGAGATCGCCGCTTTCGACGAATTCTCCAAACTGCTGGGCGACCCCACCGCAACGGTGCAGTTCGATCATGTCATCTTCGACACCGCGCCCACCGGCCATACCCTGCGCCTGCTGACCCTGCCCTCGGCCTGGAGCGAGTTCATCGACTCCACCACCGGCGGGGCCTCTTGTCTGGGACCGCTGGCCGGGCTGGAACAACAGCAGGCGCTCTATGCCGCGACGGTCGAGCAACTCGCCGATCCGGCACGGACCACCCTGATCCTGGTCAGCCGCCCGGATACCGCCGCACTGCGCGAGGCCGAGCGCACCCGAGCTGAACTGGCGGACCTTGGCGTAAGCCATCCGCATCTGGCGATCAATGGCATCCTGGACGTGACGGAGACCGACGACGCCATCGCCGAGGCCATGATGCGGCGCGGTACCGAGGCGCTGGCGGCGCTGCCGGCAGGTCTCTCCGCACTGCCGACGACGGTCACGCCGCTGCTGCCGCTGGGGACGCTGGGGCTGGATGCACTGCGCCAAATGGCGAATCCGGCGCTGGTCCAGCCGCCGGGCGATCTGCCGGACAGCGACTGCGCCCTGCCGGAGCCCTTGTCCTGCCTGGTGGAAGCGCTGGCCAAGGCCGGACGCGGCGTCATTCTGACCATGGGCAAGGGCGGCGTCGGCAAGACCACGCTGGCGGCGGCGATCGCCGTCGCGCTCGCCCGGCGCGGCCATCCGGTGCGCCTATCCACCACGGACCCGGCGGCCCATGTGGCCGAGGCCGTCGGCGAGTCGATTTCAGGTCTGAGCGTCAGTCGCATTGACCCTGCGGCCGAGGTCACCGCCTATCGGGCCGAGGTGCTGGCCAAGGCCGCCGCTCACCTCGACCCCAATGGGCGGGCCATGCTGGAAGAAGACCTGCGCTCGCCCTGTACCGAGGAAATCGCGGTGTTCCGCGCCTTTGCCCGCGCGGTGGATGGCGGCCAGGACGGCTTCGTGGTGCTCGACACCGCGCCCACCGGCCACACCCTCCTGCTCCTGGATGCCGCCGAGGCCTACCATCGCGAGGTTACGCGCACCCAGGGCGATCTGCCCGAGGCGGTGCGCCAACTCTTGCCGCGCCTGCGCGACCCTGATTTCACCCGTGTGCTGGTCGTCACCCTGCCCGAGGCGACCCCGGTCCACGAGGCCGAGCGTTTGCAACGGGACCTGCGACGCGCCGGGATCGAGCCCTTCGCCTGGGTGATCAACCAGAGTCTGCTGGCCAGCGGTACCCGCCATCCGCTGCTGCGCCAGCGCGGCCTGGCCGAGGCCCCCTTGATCCGCCAGGTAGCCGCGACCCTCAGCCAGCGGTGTGCCTTGGTACCCTGGCTGGCCGAGCCGCCCGTCGGCGGTCACGGCCTGGAACACTTGATCCAGGCGGCAGTCTCTTGA
- a CDS encoding cytochrome C biogenesis protein, translating to MTALAVMADALGGAPLVALPAALAWGLASIWLSPCHLAGVPLVVGWLAATPVAVGAAGTPPSPGVMRRRRLFIVLAFALGILLSLLPLGAVALLLGRLAGDLGFSGNWLAALLCLFGGLYLLDWLPLPSLGQGLPQPTRRGPWTALLLGLVFGLALGPCAFAWIAPVLGVASLEVAGGLLLPVLLLVMFALGHLLGVVLAAGSLGLVQRWLDALGRHRGLALGRPACGVLLLVMTGVLVSGALSGA from the coding sequence GTGACCGCGTTGGCGGTGATGGCCGACGCTCTCGGCGGCGCCCCCCTGGTCGCGCTGCCCGCCGCCCTCGCCTGGGGCTTGGCCAGTATCTGGCTGAGTCCCTGCCATTTGGCGGGGGTGCCCCTGGTGGTCGGTTGGCTGGCGGCCACGCCGGTGGCTGTCGGCGCGGCCGGCACCCCACCATCCCCTGGGGTGATGAGGCGCCGTCGGCTCTTCATTGTGCTGGCCTTTGCCTTGGGCATCTTGCTGAGCCTGCTGCCCTTGGGGGCGGTCGCCCTCCTCCTGGGGCGCCTGGCGGGCGATCTGGGCTTTTCCGGGAACTGGCTGGCGGCGCTTTTGTGTCTCTTCGGGGGGCTCTATTTGCTCGACTGGCTGCCTCTGCCGAGCCTAGGCCAGGGTCTGCCGCAACCCACCCGGCGCGGACCCTGGACCGCGCTCCTCCTGGGCCTGGTCTTTGGCTTGGCGCTAGGGCCCTGTGCCTTTGCCTGGATTGCCCCCGTGCTTGGCGTCGCCAGCCTAGAGGTCGCTGGCGGCCTCCTGCTACCGGTCCTGCTGCTGGTCATGTTCGCCCTGGGGCATCTGCTGGGCGTGGTGCTTGCCGCCGGCTCCCTCGGCCTGGTACAGCGCTGGCTGGATGCCCTGGGTCGGCATCGGGGCCTGGCCTTGGGGCGCCCCGCCTGCGGCGTCTTGCTGCTGGTGATGACCGGCGTCCTGGTCAGCGGCGCCCTGTCCGGCGCCTGA
- the arsD gene encoding arsenite efflux transporter metallochaperone ArsD, translating into MNKLEIFEPAMCCSTGVCGVEVDPVLIQFNADLQWLAGQGVEVSRYNLSQNPGEFAVNPLVLQELAAGMERLPLTLIDGRIVATGAYLSRTQLIQKLDLPTSTATATKPHLRVQVSSGCCEPGSGCC; encoded by the coding sequence ATGAACAAGCTCGAAATCTTTGAACCTGCCATGTGCTGCTCCACGGGCGTATGCGGCGTCGAGGTCGATCCCGTGCTGATCCAATTCAATGCCGACCTGCAATGGCTGGCGGGGCAGGGGGTCGAAGTCAGCCGCTATAACCTGTCCCAAAATCCTGGGGAATTCGCGGTCAATCCGCTGGTGCTCCAGGAGTTGGCGGCCGGGATGGAGCGCCTGCCGCTGACCCTGATCGATGGGCGCATCGTCGCCACCGGCGCCTATCTCTCGCGCACCCAGTTGATCCAGAAGCTGGACTTGCCCACGAGCACCGCCACGGCAACCAAGCCACACCTTCGCGTCCAGGTTAGTTCCGGTTGTTGTGAGCCCGGAAGCGGCTGCTGCTGA
- the arsB gene encoding ACR3 family arsenite efflux transporter, whose amino-acid sequence MSAQCEVAGKQAAGVPMNLFERWLTLWVALCILVGIGLGQFFPAPFQFLGRLEVAQVNLPVGVLIWVMIIPMLMKIDFGALGQVKSHWKGIGVTLFINWAVKPFSMALLAWIFIRQVFAPWLPAEQLDSYVAGLILLAAAPCTAMVFVWSRLTGGDPYFTLSQVALNDAIMIVAFAPIVALLLGLSSIVVPWDTLLTSVVLYILIPVGIAQVWRFFLLKQGQARFDNTLATLGHASIVALLLTLVLLFAFQGEQILNQPLIIAMLAVPILIQVFFNSSLAYWLNRKVGEKHSVACPSALIGASNFFELAVAAAISLFGFESGAALATVVGVLIEVPVMLLVVKVVNASKGWYEAGLSSQPR is encoded by the coding sequence TTGAGCGCCCAATGCGAAGTCGCCGGCAAGCAGGCCGCCGGTGTCCCCATGAATCTGTTTGAACGCTGGCTGACCCTGTGGGTCGCCCTGTGCATTCTGGTCGGGATCGGGCTCGGTCAGTTCTTTCCCGCCCCCTTCCAATTCCTCGGCCGGCTGGAGGTTGCCCAAGTCAATCTGCCGGTTGGGGTGCTGATCTGGGTGATGATCATCCCCATGCTGATGAAGATCGACTTCGGTGCCCTCGGCCAGGTCAAGTCCCATTGGAAGGGGATCGGCGTGACCCTCTTCATCAACTGGGCGGTCAAGCCCTTCTCCATGGCATTGCTGGCCTGGATCTTCATCCGCCAGGTCTTTGCCCCCTGGCTGCCGGCGGAGCAACTGGATAGCTATGTTGCCGGGCTCATTCTGCTGGCCGCGGCGCCCTGTACCGCCATGGTCTTCGTCTGGAGCCGGCTCACCGGGGGTGATCCCTATTTCACCCTGTCCCAGGTCGCCCTCAACGACGCCATCATGATCGTCGCCTTCGCGCCGATCGTGGCGCTGCTGCTGGGGCTGTCATCCATTGTGGTGCCCTGGGACACGCTGCTGACCTCGGTCGTGCTCTATATCCTGATCCCGGTCGGGATCGCCCAGGTCTGGCGCTTCTTCCTGCTCAAACAGGGGCAGGCCCGGTTCGACAATACCTTGGCGACCCTGGGTCACGCCTCCATCGTCGCCCTGCTGTTGACCCTGGTGCTGCTGTTCGCCTTCCAGGGCGAGCAGATCCTCAACCAGCCCCTCATCATCGCCATGCTGGCGGTGCCCATCCTGATCCAGGTGTTTTTCAACTCGTCTCTGGCCTACTGGCTGAACCGTAAGGTCGGCGAGAAACATAGCGTCGCCTGCCCTTCGGCCTTGATCGGTGCCAGCAACTTCTTCGAATTGGCGGTGGCGGCGGCCATTTCCCTCTTTGGCTTTGAATCCGGGGCCGCCCTGGCCACCGTGGTCGGGGTCCTGATCGAGGTGCCGGTGATGCTGCTGGTGGTCAAGGTCGTCAATGCCAGCAAGGGTTGGTACGAGGCAGGCCTCTCTTCGCAACCAAGGTGA
- the modA gene encoding molybdate ABC transporter substrate-binding protein, with the protein MALRKTLLLAALLLLPIGSQAEQIRVAAAADLKFALDEIAATFKQANPSDELDIIYGSSGKFFTQIQQGAPYDLYFSADIAFPRDLAKAGYAATEVRPYAVGRIVLWSADRDASQMQLADLIDPTITRIAIANPRHAPYGQRAEEALRAAGLWEQLEPKLVFGENVAQTAQFVQSGNAQVGIIALSLALNPTLASQGGYGLIPDHLHQPLEQGYIITQRAADKALAKRFADYMGSATARAVMTRYGFVLPGEAAAK; encoded by the coding sequence ATGGCCTTGCGCAAGACGCTGTTACTGGCCGCTCTGCTACTACTTCCCATCGGTAGCCAGGCCGAACAGATCCGGGTGGCGGCGGCCGCCGATCTCAAGTTCGCCCTAGACGAGATCGCCGCCACCTTCAAACAGGCCAACCCGTCCGACGAACTGGATATCATCTACGGCTCATCGGGCAAGTTCTTCACCCAGATTCAGCAGGGCGCGCCTTACGATCTCTACTTTTCGGCGGACATCGCCTTCCCCCGCGACTTGGCCAAGGCCGGCTACGCGGCCACCGAGGTCAGGCCCTATGCCGTCGGCCGCATTGTGCTGTGGAGCGCTGACCGGGACGCCAGCCAGATGCAACTGGCGGACCTGATCGATCCGACGATCACCCGCATCGCTATCGCCAATCCCCGGCACGCTCCCTATGGGCAGCGGGCCGAGGAAGCCCTACGCGCCGCTGGCCTGTGGGAGCAGCTTGAGCCCAAGCTGGTCTTTGGCGAGAACGTCGCCCAGACCGCGCAGTTCGTGCAGAGCGGTAATGCCCAGGTCGGCATCATCGCCCTCTCGCTGGCCCTCAATCCAACCCTGGCCAGCCAGGGGGGTTACGGCCTGATCCCCGATCATCTGCATCAGCCGCTGGAGCAGGGCTACATCATCACTCAACGGGCGGCGGATAAGGCCCTGGCCAAGCGCTTCGCGGACTACATGGGTAGTGCCACCGCCCGGGCCGTCATGACCCGGTATGGTTTCGTGCTACCTGGTGAGGCAGCGGCCAAGTAG
- a CDS encoding thiol:disulfide interchange protein DsbA/DsbL, which translates to MTRRDFHACLIGLAASLILPPAGATEWVEGRDWQNLPVPAPKDAGGRILVQEFFSYGCPHCADLNPLITAWAAKLPPDVEFQRLPVSFGRTAWTALARLYFTLEVDGTLARLDQAVFDAVGKQHVNLYSEAAIIDWVARQGLDPDAVKKTYTSFAVEVRLGQAQASADHFRINAVPSIIVDERYRVSGDAGRGHAGQLEIATGLIEMARARRLAG; encoded by the coding sequence ATGACTCGTCGCGATTTTCATGCCTGTCTGATCGGCCTTGCCGCCAGCCTCATCCTGCCCCCCGCCGGGGCGACGGAGTGGGTCGAGGGCCGCGATTGGCAAAACCTGCCGGTCCCAGCGCCCAAGGATGCTGGCGGGCGAATCCTCGTCCAGGAGTTTTTCTCCTACGGTTGCCCCCATTGCGCCGACCTCAATCCCCTGATAACCGCCTGGGCGGCCAAGCTGCCCCCGGACGTCGAATTTCAGCGCCTGCCGGTCAGCTTCGGCCGGACGGCCTGGACCGCCCTGGCGCGGTTGTACTTCACCCTGGAAGTGGACGGCACTCTGGCGCGGCTCGACCAGGCGGTTTTCGACGCCGTCGGCAAGCAGCACGTCAACCTTTACAGCGAAGCGGCGATCATTGACTGGGTTGCCAGACAGGGCCTGGATCCAGACGCCGTTAAGAAGACATACACCAGCTTCGCCGTGGAGGTCCGGTTGGGCCAGGCCCAAGCCAGCGCTGACCACTTCCGCATCAATGCGGTGCCGAGCATCATCGTCGATGAGCGCTACCGGGTGAGCGGCGATGCCGGCCGCGGCCATGCCGGCCAACTCGAGATCGCCACCGGTCTGATCGAGATGGCCCGCGCCCGGCGACTGGCCGGTTGA